Part of the Thermodesulfobacteriota bacterium genome, GGTCCGACGAAAAGAGCGTGCGCGAGGTCTACTACCTGTGCCTGAGCCTGGGGTTCCGCGGGCGCTACCACGACGACGGCGACGAGTTCCTGCTGGAGCAGCTGCGAAAATCAAACTTGAAATCGATCCTCGGCGCGAGCCGCGAGCTCAACACCTATGCCGCCGAGCCGGCCTTCCCGGGCTCCGGGGATACCGGTCTCGGGGGCGCGGGCCGCAGGCCCGCGGGGAGGTTCTGGACCCTGCCCCGGATCGCCCTGGCGGCGGCCCCTCCGGTCTTCCTGGTCCTCCTCTTCGTCGTCTACCACTTCGTGCTCGACGGTGTGGTTGAAAATCTCCTGACCCGGGTGCAGGGGTGAGTGCCATGAAGGCGCTGCTCAAGGGAGTGCTGGTGGGCGGGGTGACCCTGGCGGGGGGCTCGGCCGCCCTGGCCGCCTACGTCTTGGGGTGGACGCCCGTCCAGGCCGGCCTCCTCTTCGGGGCGGTGGCGGTGCTGGGGGCCGCGGGAGTGGTGCTCATGCGCCTTCTGCGCGCCCGGCGCAAGGCGGCCCTCCCCGAGGCTCCATCGGCTGCCGACGCCGGCCCCCGGGGCAAGGAGGCGGCCGAGCGGCGAAAGGCCCTGGACGCCCGGTGGAAGACCTTCGTGGGCCAGCTTCGCCGCGCCAAGGTAAAGGGACGGGGCGACCCCGTCTACGCCCTCCCCTGGTACCTCTTCCTGGGGGAGGACGGCGCCGGCAAGACCACGGCCGTCGAGAACAGCCTGCTCGCGGTGTCCGGAGGGCAGCCTCCCCGGGAAGAGCCCCAGGCGGGGGGCAGCTTCGGCTGGAGGGTCCTGGAGGAAGGCATCGTCCTCGACGCCCCGGGCCGCTATGCCTTTCCCCGCGATCCACTGGACGAGGCCGAGTGGGCGGAACTGTGCTCGCTGCTCGTGCGCACCCGCAAGGAGGAGCCCCTCAACGGCGTGCTCCTGGCCGTACCTGCGGGGGCGCTCCTGAGCCGGGGCGACGACGAGCTCAGGCGCCAGGGGGCCGCCCTGGGCAAGCGCCTGGACGAACTCACCCGCACCCTGGGGGCGGTGGCGCCGGTCTACGTGCTCGTCACCCAGTGTGATCTCGTAGGGGGCATGGCCAGGTTCTTCGGGAACCTGCCCGAGAACGCCTTTGCCGGGGCCATGGGCGGCCTCAACGACGACCGCGCCCTGGAGCGCCCCCAGGAAGCCTTCCCCGAGCAGGTGTTCGGCCGGCTCTACCGGGACCTGCGCCAGCTTCGCCTCACGCTGTTGGGCGACGTGCCCCCCGACGAGGTCCACCCCCAGGCCGTGCTCTTCCCCGAGGAGTTCCTGGAGCTCAAGGCCCCTCTGGGGCGGTTCCTCGAGGGGGTCTTCGAGAAGAACCCCTACCGGGAGCCGCCCTTCTTTCGGGGGCTCTACTTCACCAGCGCCCGGCAGGCGGGCACCCCCGCCTCGGCGTGCCTCACCCGCCTGGGGCTCCAGGACGAGATCCTGCCCCTGGCCGGGGAGAGCCGAAGCCTCTTTCTCAAGGACTTCTTCGGGCGCGTGCTGCCCGGAGACCGCGCGCTGGCGGCCCCTACCTCCCGGGCGCTGAGCTGGCGGCGGCTCACCCAGAACGCCGCCCTGGCCGGGTGGGTGCTCGCCTGCGTGGCCGTGGGGGTGCTCTTGAGCCTCTCCTTTGGCCGCAACCTCTCCACCGTGCGCAA contains:
- a CDS encoding DotU family type IV/VI secretion system protein codes for the protein MKSSEASGDVAGCFVDLLAYVFFLRWICARKQPEFAAVKTRVDQLIDDSARRMRAAGIDPRDYDDARFAVLAWVDETILNMPWGQREQWTRSLLQVRYYNTTNAGEEFFERLNRLRSDEKSVREVYYLCLSLGFRGRYHDDGDEFLLEQLRKSNLKSILGASRELNTYAAEPAFPGSGDTGLGGAGRRPAGRFWTLPRIALAAAPPVFLVLLFVVYHFVLDGVVENLLTRVQG